A window from Drosophila subobscura isolate 14011-0131.10 chromosome O, UCBerk_Dsub_1.0, whole genome shotgun sequence encodes these proteins:
- the LOC117896751 gene encoding ABC transporter G family member 23 isoform X3, with amino-acid sequence MLISTIPTDSAMAATNNDGGTQPQNAVSAWGQPAAGPRNTQAAVSVRHAFKAYGKKKNANQVLNNLNMTVPKGTIYGLLGASGCGKTTLLSTIVGRRYLDSGEIFVLGGKPGTRGSGVPGKRVGYMPQEIALYGEFSIQETMMYFGWIFGMETKEILERLQFLLNFLDLPSEKRLVKNLSGGQQRRVSFAVALMHDPELLILDEPTVGVDPLLRQSIWNHLVHITKAGQKTVIITTHYIEEARQAHTIGLMRSGHLLAEESPSVLLSIYKCISLEEVFLKLSRIQSQKGDVTHVNFSNNISLHAMAFGSKMDKPSSSQEGGVVGLNFHQSKEVLINDSNGSIYTLNQEPYSPPPARRNNNPNDEESCQDCYANLCRVTSRGKIRALLTKNMLRMWRNVGVMLFIFALPVMQVILFCLAIGRDPQGLNLAIVNGEMNNTETCYWEDGCHFANLGCRYLNHLNTSVVKTYYTEIEDAKAAVRRGEAWGAVYITENFTDAFTARAALGREADDETLDQSEVKVWLDMSNQQIGVMLNRDIQLAYRDFAMGLLGQCGNNPKLGDVPIQFRDPIYGTMNPSFTDFVAPGVILTIVFFLAVALTSSALIIERTEGLLDRSWVAGVSPGEILFSHVITQFVVMCGQTTLVLIFMLVVFGVTNNGDLFWVVVLTLLQGMCGMCFGFLISSVCELERNAIQLALGSFYPTLLLSGVIWPIEGMPVVLRYISLCLPLTLATSSLRSILTRGWAIFESDVYIGYVSTLSWILGFLILTMLVLRAKRG; translated from the exons CATTCCCACAGATTCCGCGATGGCGGCCACAAACAACGATGGtggcacacagccacagaatgCTGTTTCAGCCTGGGGCCAGCCCGCTGCTGGACCACGCAACACACAGGCCGCCGTATCCGTGCGACATGCCTTCAAGGCCTAcggcaaaaagaagaacgcCAACCAGGTGCTGAATAACCTGAATATGACAGTGCCCAAGGGAACAAT TTATGGCCTACTGGgtgcctctggctgtggcaagaCCACACTGCTGTCCACCATTGTCGGGCGCCGCTACTTGGACTCCGGCGAGATCTTCGTGCTGGGCGGCAAGCCAGGCACTCGGGGCTCGGGTGTGCCCGGCAAGCGTGTGGGCTACATGCCCCAGGAGATTGCCCTCTACGGCGAGTTCTCCATTCAGGAGACCATGATGTATTTCGGCTGGATCTTTGGCATGGAGACCAAAGAGATTCTGGAGCGCTTGCAGTTCCTGCTCAACTTTCTCGATCTGCCATCGGAGAAGCGTTTGGTGAAGAATCTCAGTGGTGGACAGCAGCGTCGCGTCAGCTTCGCTGTGGCTCTCATGCACGACCCGGAGCTGCTCATTCTGGATGAACCCACTGTGGGTGTGGATCCCCTGCTGCGCCAGAGCATCTGGAATCACTTGGTGCACATCACAAAGGCTGGCCAGAAGACGGTCATCATTACCACACATTACATTGAGGAGGCGCGACAGGCGCATACG ATCGGTCTTATGCGATCGGGACATTTGCTGGCGGAGGAGTCCCCCAGTGTTTTGCTTTCCATCTACAAGTGCATCAGCCTCGAGGAGGTTTTCCTGAAGCTGTCGCGCATCCAGAGCCAGAAGGGAGATGTGACCCATGTGAACTTCAG TAACAACATTTCGTTGCACGCAATGGCATTTGGCAGCAAGATGGACaagcccagctccagccaagAGGGCGGCGTTGTGGGCCTCAACTTCCACCAGAGCAAGGAGGTGCTCATCAACGACAGCAACGGCTCCATCTACACG CTGAACCAAGAACCGTACAGCCCACCGCCTGCCAGGCGGAACAACAACCCCAATGACGAGGAGAGCTGCCAGGACTGCTATGCCAATCTCTGCAGGGTCACCTCTAGGGGCAAGATCCGTGCTCTCTTGACCAAGAACATGCTGCGCATGTGGCGTAATGTGGGTGTGATGCTGTTCATCTTTGCCCTGCCCGTGATGCAGGTGATCCTCTTCTGTCTGGCCATTGGACGCGACCCTCAAGGCCTCAATCTGGCCATAGTCAACGGAGAAATGAACAATACG GAAACCTGCTACTGGGAGGACGGCTGTCACTTTGCCAACCTGGGATGTCGCTATCTGAATCACCTGAACACGAGCGTGGTAAAAACGTACTACACGGAAATAGAAGACGCTAAAGCGGCAGTTAGAAGAGGTGAAGCCTGGGGTGCGGTCTACATCACGGAGAACTTCACGGACGCCTTCACAGCACGCGCCGCCCTTGGCCGCGAGGCGGATGACGAAACGCTCGATCAGTCTGAGGTTAAGGTCTGGCTGGATATGTCCAATCAACAGATCGGCGTCATGCTCAACCGCGACATACAGCTGGCATATCGTGACTTTGCCATGGGCCTCCTCGGACAGTGCGGCAACAATCCCAAGTTGGGCGATGTGCCAATTCAGTTCAGAGATCCCATCTATGGCACCATGAATCCCTCGTTTACCGATTTCGTAGCACCCGGCGTTATCTTGAC aattgttttctttttggctgtggctttgaCGTCATCGGCTTTGATCATTGAGCGCACTGAG GGCTTGCTGGATCGTTCTTGGGTGGCTGGCGTTTCGCCTGGCGAGATCCTCTTCTCCCATGTCATCACACAGTTTGTGGTGATGTGCGGACAGACCACGCTGGTGCTCATCTTTATGCTGGTGGTCTTTGGTGTGACCAACAATGGCGATCTGTTCTGGGTAGTtgtgctgacgctgctgcaggGTATGTGCGGCATGTGCTTCGGCTTCCTCATCTCCTCCGTTTGCGAGCTGGAGCGCAATGCCATCCAATTGGCGCTGGGCTCCTTCTACCCcaccctgctgctgtccgGTGTGATCTGGCCCATCGAGGGTATGCCCGTGGTGCTGAG ATACATTTCGTTGTGCCTGCCTTTGACGCTGGCCACCTCATCACTGCGCTCCATCCTCACCCGTGGCTGGGCGATATTCGAGTCTGATGTCTATATTGGCTATGTGAGCACGCTCTCCTGGATCCTGGGCTTCCTGATCCTCACGATGCTGGTTCTGCGGGCGAAGCGCGGCTAG